From Micromonospora echinospora, one genomic window encodes:
- the mshB gene encoding N-acetyl-1-D-myo-inositol-2-amino-2-deoxy-alpha-D-glucopyranoside deacetylase translates to MTGVTTLPDRRLLLVHAHPDDESIGTGSTMAHYAATGAHVTLVTCTLGEEGEIHVPELAGLAAAEADQLGGYRIAELAAACAALGVTDHRFLGGAGRYRDSGMMGLATNDHPRAFWQADLDEAAGHLVEIMREVRPQVLVTYDENGFYGHPDHIQAHRVAMRAVELARAEGFAPAKVYWTAMPISVLEAGLTHFADSSDNPFADVTDLSELPFGTPDKDIAARIDATDQHVAKEAAMRAHATQIPETSWLYSIAGNFGSEFMGVEFFFLAVGEKGPGSGPYGWEDDLFAGLAATTSQDAGASAGSR, encoded by the coding sequence GTGACCGGCGTGACGACGCTGCCCGACCGCCGGCTCCTGCTGGTCCACGCCCACCCCGACGACGAGTCGATCGGCACCGGGTCGACGATGGCGCACTACGCCGCCACCGGTGCCCACGTCACGCTGGTGACCTGCACCCTCGGTGAGGAGGGTGAGATCCATGTGCCGGAGCTGGCCGGGCTCGCCGCCGCCGAGGCCGACCAGCTCGGCGGGTACCGGATCGCGGAGCTGGCCGCCGCCTGCGCGGCGCTCGGCGTCACCGACCACCGTTTCCTCGGCGGCGCGGGGCGCTACCGTGACTCCGGCATGATGGGCCTGGCCACCAACGACCATCCCCGCGCCTTCTGGCAGGCCGACCTGGACGAGGCCGCCGGGCATCTGGTGGAGATCATGCGAGAGGTACGCCCCCAGGTCCTCGTCACGTACGACGAGAACGGCTTCTACGGCCACCCCGACCACATCCAGGCGCACCGGGTGGCGATGCGGGCCGTCGAACTGGCCCGGGCCGAGGGGTTCGCCCCCGCCAAGGTCTACTGGACGGCGATGCCGATCAGCGTGCTGGAAGCCGGCCTGACCCACTTCGCCGACTCGTCGGACAACCCCTTCGCTGACGTCACCGACCTCTCCGAGCTGCCCTTCGGCACCCCGGACAAGGACATCGCGGCGCGGATCGACGCCACCGACCAGCACGTCGCCAAGGAGGCGGCGATGCGGGCGCACGCCACGCAGATCCCGGAGACCTCCTGGCTGTACTCGATCGCCGGCAACTTCGGCAGCGAGTTCATGGGCGTGGAGTTCTTCTTCCTCGCGGTCGGCGAGAAGGGACCGGGCAGTGGCCCGTACGGCTGGGAGGACGACCTCTTCGCCGGGCTGGCCGCGACGACATCACAGGACGCCGGCGCGTCGGCCGGTTCCCGGTGA
- a CDS encoding GNAT family N-acetyltransferase has translation MLRQQDVGHRIVVRRIVGIREGRPLFSDALGELVELNETHITLATDQGRVQVPRDEVHRAKRVPAARRPTAAAVVALELAADEAWPAPVRGRLGDWLLRSAAGWTGRANTALPIGDPDRPLPAALDAVERWYADQGQPAMVNTPLPLATPVGAELDARGWGARPLTIVQTVTLDRLRATLPVSDPAGPGVELATLPSAEWLAVAAGRKGGLPDAARHVLTAVDRLRFAHLYVDGTLAAVGRGTVTGQGRWLGLSLIEVVPAFRGRGLARQVVRALADWGADSGATDVFLQVEQRNTPAVTLYRSLGFTTHHTYLTRVAPA, from the coding sequence GTGCTCCGACAGCAGGATGTGGGACATCGGATCGTGGTCCGTCGGATTGTGGGGATTCGTGAGGGCCGCCCCCTCTTCTCCGACGCGCTGGGAGAATTGGTCGAGCTGAATGAGACCCACATCACTCTGGCCACCGACCAGGGTCGGGTCCAGGTGCCCCGGGACGAGGTGCACCGGGCGAAACGGGTACCGGCGGCCCGCCGGCCGACCGCCGCCGCGGTGGTCGCCCTGGAACTCGCCGCCGACGAGGCCTGGCCCGCCCCGGTACGCGGACGCCTCGGCGACTGGCTGCTGCGCAGCGCCGCCGGCTGGACCGGACGCGCCAACACGGCGCTGCCGATCGGCGACCCGGACCGGCCGCTGCCGGCCGCCCTCGACGCCGTCGAACGTTGGTACGCCGACCAGGGGCAGCCCGCGATGGTCAACACGCCGCTACCGCTGGCCACCCCGGTGGGAGCGGAACTGGACGCGCGCGGCTGGGGGGCCCGACCGCTCACCATCGTGCAGACCGTGACCCTGGACCGGCTGCGGGCGACGCTCCCGGTGTCCGACCCGGCCGGGCCCGGGGTGGAGCTGGCGACCCTCCCGTCGGCGGAGTGGCTCGCGGTCGCCGCCGGGCGCAAGGGAGGCCTCCCCGACGCCGCGCGCCACGTGCTCACCGCCGTGGACCGGCTCCGCTTCGCCCACCTGTACGTTGACGGCACGCTCGCCGCGGTCGGTCGGGGCACGGTCACCGGGCAGGGCCGCTGGCTGGGGTTGAGCCTGATCGAGGTGGTGCCCGCCTTCCGGGGCCGTGGGCTGGCCCGGCAGGTGGTCCGGGCGCTCGCCGACTGGGGTGCCGACTCCGGTGCCACGGACGTCTTCCTCCAGGTCGAGCAGCGCAACACCCCGGCCGTCACCCTCTACCGGAGCCTCGGCTTCACCACCCACCACACCTACCTGACCCGGGTCGCCCCCGCCTGA
- the fdxA gene encoding ferredoxin encodes MTYIIAEPCVDVLDKACIEECPVDCIYEGNRMLYIHPDECVDCGACEPVCPVEAIFYEDDVPENWKDYTSANYEFFEDLGSPGGASKIGKIEKDATFVAAQPPRGEGH; translated from the coding sequence GTGACCTACATCATCGCCGAACCGTGCGTGGATGTACTCGACAAGGCATGCATCGAGGAGTGCCCGGTCGACTGCATCTACGAGGGCAACCGGATGCTCTACATCCACCCCGACGAGTGCGTCGACTGTGGTGCCTGTGAGCCGGTCTGCCCGGTCGAGGCGATCTTCTACGAGGACGACGTCCCGGAGAACTGGAAGGACTACACCTCGGCGAACTACGAGTTCTTCGAGGACCTCGGCTCCCCGGGCGGCGCCTCGAAGATCGGCAAGATCGAGAAGGACGCCACCTTCGTGGCCGCCCAGCCGCCACGCGGAGAGGGCCACTGA
- the dapC gene encoding succinyldiaminopimelate transaminase, translating to MNRPAPVSSRLPEFTWDTLDAAAALAAAHPDGMINLSIGTPVDPVPEVIRQALAGASDAPGYPLTVGTPALREAIAAWVGRTCGAAEGFGVLPTIGSKELVAWLPTLLGIGPGDVVVVPPVCYPTYSDGVRLVGATEVRTDSLTAVGPTSRVRLVWVNSPANPTGRVLPAAHLRKVVEWARERGAVVASDECYLPLGWSADAEPVSVLSPEVCGGSYDGVLAVHSLSKRSNLAGYRAGLVAGDPALVAELLKVRKHAGMIVPAPVQAAMVAALTDDRHADEQRERYRARREALLAAFTGAGFTVEHSEAGLYLWLSRGGEECWQTVDWLARRGILAAAGALYGPGGSHHVRIAFTATDEQVAAVPGRLAEA from the coding sequence CTGAACCGGCCCGCGCCGGTCTCGTCGCGGCTGCCCGAGTTCACCTGGGACACCCTGGACGCCGCGGCCGCACTGGCCGCGGCGCATCCGGACGGGATGATCAACCTCTCGATCGGCACTCCGGTCGACCCGGTGCCCGAGGTGATCCGTCAGGCCCTGGCGGGCGCGTCCGACGCACCCGGGTATCCGCTCACCGTGGGCACGCCCGCGCTGCGGGAGGCCATCGCCGCCTGGGTGGGGCGCACCTGCGGCGCGGCCGAGGGGTTCGGCGTGCTCCCGACGATCGGCTCCAAGGAGCTGGTCGCCTGGCTGCCGACCCTGCTCGGCATCGGCCCGGGTGACGTGGTCGTGGTGCCGCCGGTCTGTTACCCCACCTACTCCGACGGGGTCCGGCTGGTCGGGGCCACCGAGGTGCGGACCGACTCGCTGACCGCGGTCGGGCCGACCTCCCGGGTGCGCCTGGTCTGGGTGAACTCGCCGGCCAACCCGACCGGCCGGGTGCTGCCCGCCGCACACCTGCGCAAGGTGGTCGAGTGGGCGCGTGAGCGGGGCGCGGTGGTGGCCAGCGACGAGTGCTACCTGCCGCTGGGCTGGTCCGCCGACGCGGAACCGGTGTCGGTGCTCTCGCCCGAGGTCTGCGGCGGCTCGTACGACGGCGTCCTCGCCGTGCACTCGCTCTCCAAGCGGTCCAACCTCGCCGGGTACCGCGCGGGGCTGGTCGCCGGCGACCCGGCCCTGGTGGCCGAGCTGCTCAAGGTCCGTAAGCACGCCGGCATGATCGTGCCGGCGCCGGTGCAGGCCGCGATGGTGGCGGCGTTGACCGACGACCGGCACGCCGACGAGCAGCGGGAACGCTACCGCGCTCGGCGGGAGGCGCTGCTCGCCGCGTTCACCGGGGCGGGGTTCACCGTCGAGCACTCCGAGGCCGGGCTCTACCTCTGGCTCAGCCGGGGTGGCGAGGAGTGCTGGCAGACCGTCGACTGGCTGGCCCGGCGGGGCATCCTGGCCGCTGCGGGGGCGCTCTACGGGCCCGGTGGCAGCCACCATGTCCGGATCGCGTTCACCGCCACCGACGAGCAGGTCGCCGCGGTTCCCGGCCGGCTCGCCGAAGCCTAG
- a CDS encoding prephenate dehydrogenase → MVASPGTRPRVAVVGTGLIGGSILLGLHRAGLDVSGWDPDPATRQVVRDAGVTCPDELTAAVDDRTVVFLCGPLPTLPETLRTVAAAVGADCVLTDVGSTKGTVAEFAAAHGLTDRFVPGHPMAGTDRAGIGAAVPDLFDGAAWVLCPTRDGLPAFRRLAEMLVTVFAARVVPMAPDEHDAVAALASHVPHLLAGALAGATGRSALRDAVLALAAGSFRDGTRVAGTPAERTANMLLGNRDHVLRELAAVRAFLDELTAALGDADAEALTAGHREARVTRTALFDRPFTSSRHEFPTTAGATGRDDDELGFLLALGAAGGHLGDCRVTGRAVRYTAHRPAGSAARG, encoded by the coding sequence ATGGTGGCAAGCCCCGGCACGCGGCCCCGGGTCGCGGTGGTCGGCACCGGTCTGATCGGTGGTTCGATCCTGCTCGGGCTGCACCGGGCCGGTCTCGACGTGTCCGGCTGGGACCCGGACCCGGCGACCCGGCAGGTGGTCCGCGACGCCGGGGTGACCTGCCCGGACGAACTGACCGCAGCGGTGGACGACCGGACGGTGGTCTTCCTCTGCGGCCCACTGCCGACCCTGCCGGAGACGTTGCGCACGGTCGCCGCAGCGGTCGGTGCGGACTGCGTCCTCACCGACGTGGGAAGCACCAAGGGCACGGTGGCGGAGTTCGCCGCCGCACACGGGCTGACCGACCGGTTCGTGCCGGGTCACCCGATGGCCGGCACCGACCGGGCCGGTATCGGCGCGGCCGTGCCCGACCTGTTCGACGGCGCGGCCTGGGTGCTCTGCCCGACCCGGGACGGCCTGCCCGCGTTCCGCCGGCTCGCCGAGATGCTGGTGACGGTCTTCGCGGCCCGGGTGGTGCCGATGGCGCCGGACGAGCACGACGCGGTGGCGGCCCTCGCCTCGCACGTGCCGCACCTGCTGGCCGGGGCGCTGGCCGGGGCGACCGGCCGGTCCGCGCTGCGGGACGCCGTGCTGGCCCTGGCGGCCGGGAGCTTCCGGGACGGCACCCGGGTGGCCGGCACCCCGGCCGAGCGGACGGCGAACATGCTGCTCGGTAACCGGGACCACGTCCTGCGGGAGCTGGCCGCCGTCCGGGCCTTCCTGGACGAGCTGACCGCCGCGCTCGGCGACGCCGACGCCGAGGCGCTCACCGCCGGTCACCGGGAGGCCCGCGTCACCCGGACGGCCCTGTTCGACCGTCCGTTCACCTCCTCCCGGCACGAGTTCCCGACCACTGCCGGAGCGACCGGTCGGGACGACGACGAGCTGGGGTTCCTGCTCGCCCTCGGGGCCGCCGGGGGACACCTCGGCGACTGCCGGGTCACCGGGAGGGCCGTGCGGTACACCGCGCACCGGCCGGCGGGGTCGGCGGCACGCGGTTAG
- a CDS encoding SIMPL domain-containing protein translates to MVDGPVVTVRGEAYREVAPEIARFTVTAMARDKDREVTLTRLAERAAAIRVLLDGQGSAVDRRETGELRVRPELKRSGERVVAYHGSVTTTVTVTDFAALGELMLRLADQDQVSVAGPWWSLRPDSPVHREARQAAIAEALSRAREYAEALGARVTGLIELSDSGMAAQPMTFRAAGFTGATEAGGGPEIDLDPQQQTVQAAVEARFAISEPVLD, encoded by the coding sequence ATGGTGGACGGACCGGTCGTGACGGTACGCGGCGAGGCGTACCGGGAGGTGGCACCCGAGATCGCCCGCTTCACGGTCACCGCGATGGCCCGGGACAAGGACCGCGAAGTGACCCTGACCCGGCTGGCCGAGCGGGCCGCCGCGATCCGGGTGCTGCTCGACGGCCAGGGTTCCGCGGTGGACCGCCGGGAGACCGGTGAGCTGCGGGTCCGGCCCGAGTTGAAGCGCTCCGGCGAACGGGTGGTCGCGTACCACGGCAGCGTCACCACCACCGTGACGGTCACCGACTTCGCCGCCCTCGGCGAACTGATGCTCCGCCTGGCCGACCAGGACCAGGTCTCGGTCGCCGGCCCGTGGTGGTCGCTGCGGCCGGACAGCCCGGTGCACCGGGAGGCGCGGCAGGCCGCCATCGCCGAGGCGCTGAGCCGGGCCCGGGAGTACGCCGAAGCGCTGGGCGCCCGGGTGACCGGCCTGATCGAACTCTCCGACTCCGGGATGGCCGCCCAGCCGATGACGTTCCGGGCGGCCGGCTTCACCGGCGCGACGGAGGCGGGCGGTGGCCCCGAGATCGACCTCGACCCGCAGCAGCAGACCGTGCAGGCTGCCGTCGAAGCACGGTTCGCGATCAGCGAGCCGGTGTTGGACTGA
- a CDS encoding nucleoside/nucleotide kinase family protein has translation MPRQPGSGPVPARECHVDELVTRARELAAAGPRQLLGIAGAPGAGKSTLAERVVAGVGSTARLVPMDGFHLAQAELRRLGLADRKGAVDTFDAYGYAALLRRLHRLEPVPVYAPAFHRDIEEAVAGSIAVPPWVTLVVTEGNYLLLPEDPWDEVRTLLHDAWFLDLDAELRLRRLTDRHVAYGRSPAEAERWARGSDEANAALVAGTAHRADLVVRLADPLPG, from the coding sequence ATGCCCCGGCAGCCCGGTTCCGGCCCGGTCCCGGCCCGGGAGTGCCACGTCGACGAGCTGGTGACCCGGGCCCGGGAGTTGGCCGCCGCCGGCCCCCGACAGCTGCTCGGCATCGCCGGGGCGCCCGGGGCGGGGAAGTCGACCCTCGCCGAACGGGTCGTCGCCGGGGTCGGTTCGACCGCCCGGCTGGTGCCGATGGACGGTTTCCACCTGGCCCAGGCGGAACTGCGCCGGCTCGGCCTGGCCGACCGCAAGGGGGCGGTGGACACCTTCGACGCGTACGGTTACGCCGCGTTGCTGCGCCGGCTGCACCGGCTGGAGCCGGTCCCTGTCTACGCGCCGGCCTTCCACCGGGACATCGAGGAGGCGGTCGCCGGGTCGATCGCGGTGCCGCCCTGGGTGACGCTCGTGGTGACCGAGGGCAACTACCTCCTCCTCCCCGAGGACCCGTGGGACGAGGTCCGCACCCTGCTGCACGACGCCTGGTTCCTCGACCTCGACGCCGAGCTGCGACTGCGCCGGCTCACCGACCGGCACGTCGCGTACGGCCGCTCGCCGGCCGAGGCGGAACGCTGGGCGCGCGGGTCCGACGAGGCCAACGCGGCCCTGGTGGCCGGCACCGCGCACCGCGCCGACCTGGTCGTCCGGCTAGCCGACCCCCTCCCGGGGTGA
- a CDS encoding sugar O-acetyltransferase yields MTSMRERMLAGELYRADDPEIVAELDRAAIAMERFNGSRADDPEGRLAALRELLGEVGEGTWVRPPFHCDYGSRITIGPRGFVNFNAVFLDVAPITIGADVQIGPNVQLLTATHPVEPEPRRDKWEAAQPITLGDNVWLGGGVIVLAGVTIGDNTVVGAGAVVTRDLPPNVVAVGNPARAVRTLD; encoded by the coding sequence GTGACGTCGATGAGAGAACGCATGCTCGCCGGTGAGCTGTACCGGGCGGACGACCCCGAGATCGTCGCCGAACTGGACCGGGCCGCCATCGCGATGGAGCGGTTCAACGGCAGCCGCGCGGACGACCCCGAGGGTCGGCTCGCCGCCCTCCGTGAACTGCTCGGCGAGGTCGGCGAGGGCACCTGGGTCCGGCCACCGTTCCACTGCGACTACGGCTCCCGGATCACCATCGGGCCGCGCGGGTTCGTCAACTTCAACGCGGTCTTCCTGGACGTCGCCCCGATCACCATCGGCGCGGACGTGCAGATCGGACCGAACGTGCAACTGCTCACCGCGACCCACCCGGTCGAACCGGAGCCTCGCCGCGACAAGTGGGAGGCCGCCCAACCGATCACCCTCGGCGACAACGTCTGGCTCGGCGGCGGGGTGATCGTGCTCGCCGGGGTCACCATCGGCGACAACACGGTGGTGGGCGCCGGCGCGGTGGTCACCCGGGACCTCCCGCCGAACGTGGTGGCGGTCGGCAACCCCGCCCGGGCGGTGCGCACCCTGGACTGA